The genomic stretch CCGGAGCACCTCCTGGAGGCGGTCGTACTCATCCTCGAGGACCTGCAGCCGGGACATGAGCTCCGCGTCCCTTGCCGGGTCCTCGGCGAGGCGGGCCAGCCGGTGTTCGATCGCGTGGAGATACCGAAGCACATCCCCCAACCGGTCGGCACCAAGACCGGCCACGAAGCCCGCATAGATCAGACGGCGCAGCTGCATGCGGATGTCGGACGCAGCCTCCGGATGCGATCCGGCGACTGTGTCGATTTCGGAACGAACCTCGCGCACCGTCCAGAGAACGCGCAGCGATTGCTCGGCCACCGTCGTGAGCCTGTCGTAGAGGTCGTTCCGGGCGTTTGCCAGCAGTGCATCGAACTGGACCGCGTTCCATGGGAGCCCGGTCTCGAGCATCACCTGGTCGAGAGCACCCGCCAGGCAGTCGGCGGCCCATAGATCGGGGTCGTCGTAGGGGCTGGTGGCGAGTACCACTCTTGCGTCCCTGGTGAGGAGCGGCTTCAGCAGTTTGGCCGGCGCCGGCAGGTTCAATAGAAGAAGTCTCCTGGTGCCGTCCCACATGGCCTCGACTTGCTCGACCTCCGTCGCCAGCAAGCGCACGCTCACCGAATCGACCTCGTCGATCAGGGCCGGAAATGCGGTGACCGCGTGATCGGTACCGTCGATCTGAACGCTCTGCGGCAGCTCTCCGATGCTCCAGGTTGTCAGATCTTGCACTTCGAGCTCGTGGCGAATCGTCGAGGCCGCGGTGCGGGCGGCGCTTCGCAGCTCTTCCTTGAGAACGGTGAGGTTCCGTCCTTCGGCCACCACCGAACCATCACCGGCCATGATTCTGAAGCTGGGCCGAAGATGAGATGGCAGCTCCTCCAGATCGAACGCATCTGGCGGAAGCGGCTCACCGACGATCCGGGCCAGCTCGCGGCGCAGGAACGCGGTGAGTCCCACACCTGCGGGAACCCCGCCGGCCAGCAGGCGGACGGCGGTGTCCGGAATGGGAGACAGAGCCTTCCTGAACCGTTTGGGAAGCAAGCGGATCAGCGCCACGACCAGCTCCTCCCGCAAACCCGGGATGTGCCATTCGAAGACCGAAGGATCGAGACGGTCCAGCTCGGATAGCGGAATGACCACGGAGACCCCGTCCGTCGGGCTCTCGGGATCGAACTCGTAGCCGAGCGGGATGGCCAGATCTCCATGCCGCCACTCCTCCGGGTAGGCCTCATCGTCAACCGGCCCGGCCTCCGGATCGATCAGGTCGGCGACCGAGAGATCCAGCAGCTGAGGCGTTGCGGCCTTTGCCTTCCTCCACCAGGCGTCGAAGTGCCGGACTGAAGTGATATCGCCGGGCAGGCGAGCGTCGAAGAACTCGAACACGGTACGGTCGTCGACGAGCAGGTCGGTCCTGCGCGACCGGGCCTCGAGCCCGAGCACCTCCTGGATCATCTCGCGATTGTGGTGAACGAAAGCGTGCTCGCTCTCCCAGTCGCCGGCGACCAGGGCATTGAGTATGAACAGTTCGCGAGCCGTCGCCGGGTCGACGTGCCCGTACAGGACGCGGCGGGCGGTCTGAAGGGGTAGCCCGTAGATCGTCGCGGTCTCATGCGCGACCGCCGCGCCTTGCTCACGATCCCACCAGGGGTCGGAGTACGACCGCCTGACCAGGTGGGATCCCACCTCTTCGATCCATTCAGGCTCCACCGCGGTCACGCCGCGTGCCCACAGGCGGCTGGTCTCGACCAGCTCGGCTGCCATGACCCAGGCGGGTGCACGCTTGAAGAGGACGGAGCCGGGGTTGATGGCGAAACGGGAGCCGCGAGCTCCCCGGTACTCGAAGCCATCCGGATCCTTCGAACCGACGTGTGACAGCAACCCGGCGAGCAGCGACCGATGGATCGCGTCGGGCCCGGCCGGCTCCGGGTTGCGCTTCAGTCCCATCTCTCCGGCGACTTCCCGCAGCTGGGCGTGCACGTCCTGCCATTCCCGAACCCTCCGGTAGCTGAGGAACTCGTTGCGGCACATACGGCGAAACCGGCTGGAGGATCGTGCCCTGCGCTCCTCGTGCAGGTAGTCCCACAGGTGCAGCCAGCTGAGGAAGTCGGAGTCAGGGTCGGCGAACCGGGCGTGGAGCTGGTCGGCGTGCTGCTGCTCTTCGACCGGCCGTTCGCGCGGATCGTTGATCGCCAGCGCCGAAGCGATGATCAATACTTCGCGCAGGCAGTCGTTGTGCCCGGAGGCGAGGATCATCCGTGCCAGGCGCAGGTCGACCGGAAGCCTGGCCAGCTGTCTGCCGAGCTCGGTGAGCCATTTGCCGGTCCGCTCACCTGCCGGGTCGACCGCCCCGAGCTCCTCGAGGAGCG from Acidimicrobiia bacterium encodes the following:
- the hrpA gene encoding ATP-dependent RNA helicase HrpA encodes the protein LLEELGAVDPAGERTGKWLTELGRQLARLPVDLRLARMILASGHNDCLREVLIIASALAINDPRERPVEEQQHADQLHARFADPDSDFLSWLHLWDYLHEERRARSSSRFRRMCRNEFLSYRRVREWQDVHAQLREVAGEMGLKRNPEPAGPDAIHRSLLAGLLSHVGSKDPDGFEYRGARGSRFAINPGSVLFKRAPAWVMAAELVETSRLWARGVTAVEPEWIEEVGSHLVRRSYSDPWWDREQGAAVAHETATIYGLPLQTARRVLYGHVDPATARELFILNALVAGDWESEHAFVHHNREMIQEVLGLEARSRRTDLLVDDRTVFEFFDARLPGDITSVRHFDAWWRKAKAATPQLLDLSVADLIDPEAGPVDDEAYPEEWRHGDLAIPLGYEFDPESPTDGVSVVIPLSELDRLDPSVFEWHIPGLREELVVALIRLLPKRFRKALSPIPDTAVRLLAGGVPAGVGLTAFLRRELARIVGEPLPPDAFDLEELPSHLRPSFRIMAGDGSVVAEGRNLTVLKEELRSAARTAASTIRHELEVQDLTTWSIGELPQSVQIDGTDHAVTAFPALIDEVDSVSVRLLATEVEQVEAMWDGTRRLLLLNLPAPAKLLKPLLTRDARVVLATSPYDDPDLWAADCLAGALDQVMLETGLPWNAVQFDALLANARNDLYDRLTTVAEQSLRVLWTVREVRSEIDTVAGSHPEAASDIRMQLRRLIYAGFVAGLGADRLGDVLRYLHAIEHRLARLAEDPARDAELMSRLQVLEDEYDRLQEVLRPSPQLTDIAWMFQELRVSLFAQSLGTRGKISEKRIRTALTEVAVSG